A region of the Neomicrococcus lactis genome:
AGTGCCGCTCGAGGACCTTCGCCTGGCATGTCTTCGAGGGCCGCCATGATGCTCTCGACGTCATCTTGGCTGAAAGCGCGATCAATCCACTGCTGGTTTGCCTCGAGAACTTCGGGGAGAGCCTTACCGGTCTTCGCAGCGGCGGTGGGCGAGGAGCCAAACATGACTTCTAGAGCGGCCAACAAATCGGCGGCGGGGAGGCCGGAGAGATCCGGGAGAGTGGAGATGACGTCGTCGTAATTCTCGGAAGAAATCATCATGTCCGCAAAGCCCGCGTAAATCGCATCCCCGGGGCCCATCGTGGAAGAAGTGAGGCCCAGGTACTCACCGGCGCGGCCCGGCGCGTGGCCGAGCAAGTGGGTGCCGCCGACGTCCGGGGTGAGGCCAATGCGCGTCTCGGGCATCGCGACTTTCGAGCGCTCCGTGACGATACGAATGTTTGCGTGGCCCGCCAATCCCACGCCGCCGCCCATGCACATGCCGTCCATGTACGCGATGACGGGCTTGGGGAAGTTGGCGATGGTGCGGTTCACGTTGTATTCAGCGCTCAAGAACCCGAGCATCTGGTCAGCGGCGCCCTTCGTGAGGGAATCGTAGAAGGAACGTACGTCGCCACCCGCGCAGAAACCGCGGTCGCCGGCGCCTTGGAGAAGAAGGAGTTTGACCTCGGGGTGGTTGGCCCACTCGTCGAGGACTTCGGCGATGGCCTTGATCATTTCCAGGTTCAGCGCGTTGAGCTTTTCGGGGCGATTCAGCGTGAGGACGCCAATGCCTTCCACGATGGCCGTGTTAATCAGAGTGCTCAACGGTGATGCCTTTCGCTGGGTTGCCTGGCTGTATGCCAAGTTTGAGCCGAGTTTGAACGCAGAGTTTGTTCGCTAGGTGTTCGTCGGATGGTCAATTTGCTGTTCGCTTAGTGGACACGAGCGCGTCCCTGCTAAATGATGCGGTCTGTTGCAAAAGTCCATTCAATGGGACGTCTTTGAGAGACGTTACTCGGAATCGGCGTTTTCGGAAAGAGACCCCCCCTATGAAATCCTCTTCGACGTCAATGTGCGCCACTAATGCGCGTTCGGAACTGGCCTCACCACTACTTTGACGTCAATGTGCGCCACTATGGAGCGCTAGCAACTGGCCTAACTGCTATTTTGACGTCAATATGGACCATCTTGGGACGCTCGCGGCTATCCTCATACCACATTGACGTCAAAAAGTGCCACCGAGATCGCATTACTGCGGCGTCTTTTGACGGCAATCTTTAGATAGGAGTCAGCGGCCGTGTGGGCTTGACGGAACTGGTTACTAAGGACGGATCAAATTCCCTGAGATTCACGGCTTCTATCCGCTCGTGATCACTATTGGAATCGGCCAAAAATTCCCCGACGTCAGTTGTTAGCTCTATCACAATGGCGCCCTGCGCGAACTAAAAGAAATGACTTCAACTCTCGTTGCTGCTTCCACGCCGGAACCGAATTCATATTTGGAAGAGGCTAAGAGCTTGCTGTCCGAGCTAGAGCCGGCGAGGAAGGCTGAAGTTCTAGCTGACTTGGCAATCACCGAAGAGCTTCGCCGCTTGCGGGATTTGGTCGACAGGCTGCGGTCGAGCGTTACTTCCTCTATCTAAGCCAACCTGACCATCTAAAACTATTCGCGGCGTGGTTTTTCTATAGCCGTCGAATTTCCGCGCCATGTCCTGTGGCTCGGGTATGCATGCGTGATCAATAGCGATTTGTTTCACGCCTAGCGCTCCGAGTCTCATGACATATGTATTGCTGACGTGCATGGGTGCTCTGCCGAGTTCGTTTCGACGTCAAATTGGACCACCTTGGGACGCTCACGCCTGGCCTCAGACCTACATTGACGTCAATATGAACCAGTTAGATCGCCTTAAGGTGGCGCCTTTTGACGTCAATCTTCAAGGGCGCCCTCCATATGCGGGTTCTAGTTGCGGCAAGTCCTAGGGGTGGCAAGTCCTTGGGGCAGCAAACGGAGAGGACTCGGCGCAGGAAATATTGAGCAGACCGCTTGTGACCCACCTCAATCCACGGTAAAGTTCAACATACGAACAGAAGTTCACTATGTGAACATTCGTAATTACCTAGACGCGGGAATCAGTCCCCGATCGCAGGAGATGCAATGCAGCAGGCCTACCTTTACGACGCCATCAGGACGCCATTCGGAAAGATCGGGGGAGCCCTTTCCGGCCACCGCCCGGATGATCTCGCAGCCCTCGTCATCAAGAAGCTCGTGGAGCGCGCCCCAGGACTCGACGCAACGAAGATTGATGAAGCCATCTTCGGCAACGCCAACGGTGCTGGCGAGGAAAACCGCAACGTAGCCCGCATGGCTTCGCTTCTTGCTGGTCTTCCAACCTCTCTTCCGGGAACCACGGTCAACCGCCTTTGCGGTTCTTCCCTTGACGCAGCGATCTTGGCGTCCCGCCAGATCGAGACCGGCGAAGCTGACCTCATGTTGGTTGGCGGCACGGAATCCATGTCTCGTGCTCCTTGGGTTCTTCCCAAGACCGAGCGTCCGTTCCCGATGCAGAACCTTGAACTCGCCAATACCACGTTGGGCTGGCGCCTGGTCAACCCTGCAATGCCAGGTGAGTGGACCGTCTCCTTGGGTGAAGCCACGGAGCAGTTGCGCGAGAAGCACGGCATCACCCGTGAACAGCAGGACGCATTCTCCGCGAACTCCCACCAGCTCGCCGCAAAGGCGTGGGACGAGGGCAAGTACGACAACCTCGTGGTCTCCGTTCCACCAGCTTCCAAGAAGGGCACCGAGTTCACTCGCGACGAGACCATCCGTGGCGATTCCACGCCAGAGTCTCTCGCCGCTTTGCGCACCGTCTTCCGCTCCGCTGACAACGGCACGGTCACGGCCGGCAACGCATCCCCCATGAGCGACGGCGCCTCGGCCGGTTGGTTGGGTAGCGAACGTGCAGCTGACGTCCTGGGCATCTCGCCGATCGCCAAGATCATTGGCCGTGGAGCCGCTGCGAACGAGCCACAGTTCTTCGGTGAAGCACCGGTTGAGGCCGCCAACAAGGCACTGCGTCACGCAGGTCTTGAGTGGAGCGACATCAGCGCACTCGAGCTGAACGAAGCCTTCGCCGCACAGTCCTTGGCTTGCATCGATCAGTGGGGTACTGACCCAGCGATCGTCAACCAGTGGGGCGGCGCTATTGCTATCGGACACCCCTTGGGCGCGTCCGGCATGCGTATTCTCGGCACTGTGGCACGACGCTTGCAGGAGAGCGGCGAAAAGTACGGCATGGCTGCTATCTGCATCGGTGTGGGCCAGGGCCTCGCCGTCGTAGTGGAAAACCCCAACTCCACCAAGTAATCCCGCGCAACCCCGCGCATCAAGAATTCCCACCTCACTTTAGATAGGAAGGACACCATGGCTCCTCGCTTCGCAGCTGACGCGGCGGATGCCGTCTCCGAAATCACTAGCGGTTCAACCGTGATGATTGGCGGATTCGGTAACGCCGGACAGCCCATGGAACTGATCGACGCACTTTTGGATTGCGGCGCCACGGATCTCACCGTGGTCAACAACAACGCAGGCCAGGCAGACGCTGGCCTCGCACTGCTCATCAAGGAACGCCGCGTGAAGAAGGTTATTTGCTCCTTCCCACGTCAGTCCGACTCGTGGCACTTCGACGCGGCCTACCGCGCTGGCGAGCTCGAGCTTGAACTCGTTCCACAAGGCAATCTCGCCGAGCGCATCCGCGCCGCAGGCGCTGGCATCGGCGGCTTCTTCACGCCAACCGGCTACGGCACGCTCCTCGC
Encoded here:
- a CDS encoding enoyl-CoA hydratase/isomerase family protein, coding for MSTLINTAIVEGIGVLTLNRPEKLNALNLEMIKAIAEVLDEWANHPEVKLLLLQGAGDRGFCAGGDVRSFYDSLTKGAADQMLGFLSAEYNVNRTIANFPKPVIAYMDGMCMGGGVGLAGHANIRIVTERSKVAMPETRIGLTPDVGGTHLLGHAPGRAGEYLGLTSSTMGPGDAIYAGFADMMISSENYDDVISTLPDLSGLPAADLLAALEVMFGSSPTAAAKTGKALPEVLEANQQWIDRAFSQDDVESIMAALEDMPGEGPRAALEEMKTHSYLSQECALKCIRAARDGNNLSQALEREYNMVKYVISFPDFTEGVRAQLVDKDRNPQWTVKGPEDLNLAEIERVAHDVPDVA
- a CDS encoding thiolase family protein, with the protein product MQQAYLYDAIRTPFGKIGGALSGHRPDDLAALVIKKLVERAPGLDATKIDEAIFGNANGAGEENRNVARMASLLAGLPTSLPGTTVNRLCGSSLDAAILASRQIETGEADLMLVGGTESMSRAPWVLPKTERPFPMQNLELANTTLGWRLVNPAMPGEWTVSLGEATEQLREKHGITREQQDAFSANSHQLAAKAWDEGKYDNLVVSVPPASKKGTEFTRDETIRGDSTPESLAALRTVFRSADNGTVTAGNASPMSDGASAGWLGSERAADVLGISPIAKIIGRGAAANEPQFFGEAPVEAANKALRHAGLEWSDISALELNEAFAAQSLACIDQWGTDPAIVNQWGGAIAIGHPLGASGMRILGTVARRLQESGEKYGMAAICIGVGQGLAVVVENPNSTK
- a CDS encoding 3-oxoacid CoA-transferase subunit A, whose product is MAPRFAADAADAVSEITSGSTVMIGGFGNAGQPMELIDALLDCGATDLTVVNNNAGQADAGLALLIKERRVKKVICSFPRQSDSWHFDAAYRAGELELELVPQGNLAERIRAAGAGIGGFFTPTGYGTLLAEGKETRVIDGKGYVLESPIHADFALIKALRSDKLGNLVYRKTARNFGPIMATAAKKTIVQVSEVVETGGLDPENVITPGIFVDTVVTLNGAATEEGAK